A genomic window from Punica granatum isolate Tunisia-2019 chromosome 2, ASM765513v2, whole genome shotgun sequence includes:
- the LOC116196903 gene encoding protein WVD2-like 7 isoform X2, with protein sequence MGESSTCLMQPSSYTPVLSPTEAIEGNPIHALGQSVSFGRFTSESLSWEKWSTFSHKRYVEEAERYSRPGSVAEKKAFFEAHYKKMAEKKKAEAEAALLEQANGTPGDAPGSVNVTDSYNSTLVNMDLEKVVEQNQEVGTQISDQVPCKEDDENEHEKEQAKSPDVQKSPLKSSVPKSKEDSFATPKSETIVAINSRDKKRSAHKWLKPLNFTPVKELNLLSSTVKRKIDNSRTDGNRAEPSKDCSTPLKTPIMVPSGSLALVTPHSEQRTTKNDNAAESKTGMKRRSLATECSKFLNACKNKLQSPKISTPFRLRTEERAARRREKLEDKFNAENAQNVPPKTKLKIAETESRKWRPTFCFNAGPHPTDRKEMGRAEDPLKQVPAARPRSPKSGRKHETGTAKSVPSVPLQTTSIKNNGSKKLPGKSFQTTSRSRTLENVMRTHENTSPNIQQV encoded by the exons ATGGGGGAATCATCCACCTGTCTGATGCAGCCCTCCTCTTACACCCCAGTTCTATCACCGACTGAAGCCATTGAG GGCAACCCCATCCACGCCCTCGGGCAGTCGGTTTCCTTCGGGAGGTTCACGTCGGAGTCCTTGTCTTGGGAGAAATGGTCGACTTTCTCTCACAAGCGCTATGTCGAAGAGGCCGAGAGGTACTCTCGACCGGGTTCAGTGGCCGAAAAGAAGGCCTTCTTCGAGGCTCATTACAAGAAAATGGCTGAAAAGAAGAAGGCCGAGGCCGAAGCAGCCCTGCTCGAGCAGGCGAATGGCACTCCAGGTGATGCCCCGGGATCAGTTAATGTGACAGATAGTTACAATTCAACCTTGGTAAATATGGATTTGGAGAAGGTTGTCGAACAAAATCAAGAGGTCGGAACGCAGATTAGCGATCAAGTTCCGTGCAAGGAAGATGATGAGAACGAGCATGAAAAGGAGCAAGCTAAATCACCTGATGTGCAGAAATCTCCATTGAAG AGTTCTGTGCCTAAGAGCAAGGAGGACAGTTTCGCAACTCCAAAAAGTGAGACAATTGTTGCAATAAATTCCAGGGATAAGAAGCGGTCAGCTCACAAATGGCTCAAGCCATTGAATTTTACACCTGTCAAGGAACTCAATTTATTGTCCTCAACAGTCAAGAGGAAGATCGATAATTCCCGCACAGATGGGAATCGTGCCGAGCCATCCAAAGACTGCTCGACTCCGTTAAAGACTCCAATCATG GTTCCCAGCGGCTCATTGGCTTTAGTCACTCCTCATTCTGAGCAACG GACAACAAAGAATGATAACGCTGCAGAAAGCAAAACTGGCATGAAAAGGCGCTCGCTGGCTACAGA GTGCTCGAAGTTTCTgaatgcatgcaagaacaagtTACAGTCGCCGAAGATATCTACTCCCTTTAGATTGAGGACAGAAGAGAGAGCTGCAAGAAGAAGAGAG AAGCTAGAAGACAAGTTCAATGCAGAGAACGCACAAAATGTCCCACCGAAAACAAAACTCAAG ATAGCGGAAACGGAGTCAAGGAAATGGCGTCCCACCTTTTGCTTCAATGCTGGGCCACATCCCACAGATCGTAAAGAAATGGGAAGAGCTGAGGATCCGCTGAAACAG GTTCCAGCAGCACGTCCTCGGTCACCCAAGTCGGGAAGAAAGCACGAGACTGGAACAGCAAAGAGCGTTCCTTCTGTACCACTGCAAACCACTTCGATCAAGAACAACGGCTCCAAGAAGTTACCAGGGAAAAGTTTTCAGACCACATCCCGATCTCGCACCCTGGAGAATGTCATGAGGACTCATGAGAACACATCTCCAAATATCCAGCAAGTATGA
- the LOC116196903 gene encoding protein WVD2-like 7 isoform X1, whose protein sequence is MGESSTCLMQPSSYTPVLSPTEAIEGNPIHALGQSVSFGRFTSESLSWEKWSTFSHKRYVEEAERYSRPGSVAEKKAFFEAHYKKMAEKKKAEAEAALLEQANGTPGDAPGSVNVTDSYNSTLVNMDLEKVVEQNQEVGTQISDQVPCKEDDENEHEKEQAKSPDVQKSPLKSSVPKSKEDSFATPKSETIVAINSRDKKRSAHKWLKPLNFTPVKELNLLSSTVKRKIDNSRTDGNRAEPSKDCSTPLKTPIMVPSGSLALVTPHSEQRTTKNDNAAESKTGMKRRSLATECSKFLNACKNKLQSPKISTPFRLRTEERAARRREKLEDKFNAENAQNVPPKTKLKEIAETESRKWRPTFCFNAGPHPTDRKEMGRAEDPLKQVPAARPRSPKSGRKHETGTAKSVPSVPLQTTSIKNNGSKKLPGKSFQTTSRSRTLENVMRTHENTSPNIQQV, encoded by the exons ATGGGGGAATCATCCACCTGTCTGATGCAGCCCTCCTCTTACACCCCAGTTCTATCACCGACTGAAGCCATTGAG GGCAACCCCATCCACGCCCTCGGGCAGTCGGTTTCCTTCGGGAGGTTCACGTCGGAGTCCTTGTCTTGGGAGAAATGGTCGACTTTCTCTCACAAGCGCTATGTCGAAGAGGCCGAGAGGTACTCTCGACCGGGTTCAGTGGCCGAAAAGAAGGCCTTCTTCGAGGCTCATTACAAGAAAATGGCTGAAAAGAAGAAGGCCGAGGCCGAAGCAGCCCTGCTCGAGCAGGCGAATGGCACTCCAGGTGATGCCCCGGGATCAGTTAATGTGACAGATAGTTACAATTCAACCTTGGTAAATATGGATTTGGAGAAGGTTGTCGAACAAAATCAAGAGGTCGGAACGCAGATTAGCGATCAAGTTCCGTGCAAGGAAGATGATGAGAACGAGCATGAAAAGGAGCAAGCTAAATCACCTGATGTGCAGAAATCTCCATTGAAG AGTTCTGTGCCTAAGAGCAAGGAGGACAGTTTCGCAACTCCAAAAAGTGAGACAATTGTTGCAATAAATTCCAGGGATAAGAAGCGGTCAGCTCACAAATGGCTCAAGCCATTGAATTTTACACCTGTCAAGGAACTCAATTTATTGTCCTCAACAGTCAAGAGGAAGATCGATAATTCCCGCACAGATGGGAATCGTGCCGAGCCATCCAAAGACTGCTCGACTCCGTTAAAGACTCCAATCATG GTTCCCAGCGGCTCATTGGCTTTAGTCACTCCTCATTCTGAGCAACG GACAACAAAGAATGATAACGCTGCAGAAAGCAAAACTGGCATGAAAAGGCGCTCGCTGGCTACAGA GTGCTCGAAGTTTCTgaatgcatgcaagaacaagtTACAGTCGCCGAAGATATCTACTCCCTTTAGATTGAGGACAGAAGAGAGAGCTGCAAGAAGAAGAGAG AAGCTAGAAGACAAGTTCAATGCAGAGAACGCACAAAATGTCCCACCGAAAACAAAACTCAAG GAGATAGCGGAAACGGAGTCAAGGAAATGGCGTCCCACCTTTTGCTTCAATGCTGGGCCACATCCCACAGATCGTAAAGAAATGGGAAGAGCTGAGGATCCGCTGAAACAG GTTCCAGCAGCACGTCCTCGGTCACCCAAGTCGGGAAGAAAGCACGAGACTGGAACAGCAAAGAGCGTTCCTTCTGTACCACTGCAAACCACTTCGATCAAGAACAACGGCTCCAAGAAGTTACCAGGGAAAAGTTTTCAGACCACATCCCGATCTCGCACCCTGGAGAATGTCATGAGGACTCATGAGAACACATCTCCAAATATCCAGCAAGTATGA
- the LOC116196904 gene encoding uncharacterized protein LOC116196904 isoform X1: MTAMQRTFQRVHTAVGAPRLTRFSLNAPKYVEVEFATGNVYILSAEYLRILSPAADGKMRSIGGEKVIFGRRHVGIMSTEPIGNYGVRIVFDDLHKTGIYTWDYLYHLGSNKFSLMRNYIKTLKKHGLSRDPSRRK; this comes from the exons ATGACTGCGATGCAGAGAACATTTCAGAGGGTCCACACGGCGGTCGGCGCTCCACGCCTGACCAGGTTCTCCCTCAACGCCCCCAAATAC GTAGAGGTGGAATTTGCTACTggaaatgtatatattttgtcAGCTGAGTATCTTAGAATACTTAGTCCTGCTGCTGATGGCAAGATGAGGTCAATTGGTGGTGAAAAG GTAATATTCGGGCGACGACATGTTGGAATCATGTCCACTGAGCCTATAGGAAACTACGGAGTGAG AATAGTCTTCGACGATCTGCATAAAACCGGGATTTATACATGGGATTACCTTTATCATCTGGGAAGTAACAAGTTTTCCTTGATGAGGAACTACATAAAGACACTGAAGAAGCACGGGCTAAGCAGAGACCCGTCAAGACGAAAGTGA
- the LOC116196904 gene encoding uncharacterized protein LOC116196904 isoform X2 — protein sequence MTAMQRTFQRVHTAVGAPRLTRFSLNAPKYVEVEFATGNVYILSAEYLRILSPAADGKMRSIGGEKVIFGRRHVGIMSTEPIGNYGVSLRRSA from the exons ATGACTGCGATGCAGAGAACATTTCAGAGGGTCCACACGGCGGTCGGCGCTCCACGCCTGACCAGGTTCTCCCTCAACGCCCCCAAATAC GTAGAGGTGGAATTTGCTACTggaaatgtatatattttgtcAGCTGAGTATCTTAGAATACTTAGTCCTGCTGCTGATGGCAAGATGAGGTCAATTGGTGGTGAAAAG GTAATATTCGGGCGACGACATGTTGGAATCATGTCCACTGAGCCTATAGGAAACTACGGAGTGAG TCTTCGACGATCTGCATAA
- the LOC116197083 gene encoding myb-related protein 315-like isoform X2 — protein sequence MGRQPCCEKVGLKRGPWTIEEDHKLMSFILNNGTHCWRSVPKLAGLLRCGKSCRLRWINYLRPDLKRGGFTEDEEDQIIELHARLGNRWSKIASHFPGRTDNEIKNHWNTRIKKRLKLLGVDPLTHMPIKDNESKLIKGGETYTGSNSSSTEGREVEIKATLSEPEEKAQEIELTLDETTDLLDNYRMLCGDIGASQLRNIRDIADTTISSQDNATTTTSTSTMEESMQQWVDSTVDSMLSWDGFDCFEPDIFFFQNCQNLTQLPPHKSYFL from the exons ATGGGAAGACAGCCTTGCTGTGAGAAGGTCGGGTTGAAGCGTGGCCCGTGGACCATCGAAGAGGACCACAAGCTCATGAGCTTCATCCTCAACAACGGCACTCATTGCTGGAGATCCGTCCCTAAACTCGCAG GCCTGCTGAGATGTGGCAAAAGTTGCAGACTAAGATGGATCAACTACCTGCGGCCCGACCTCAAGAGAGGCGGTTTCACCGAGGATGAAGAGGATCAGATTATCGAGCTACATGCACGGCTAGGCAACAG GTGGTCTAAGATTGCTTCGCATTTTCCCGGCCGCACCGACAACGAGATCAAGAACCACTGGAACACAAGAATCAAGAAGAGGCTGAAGCTGCTCGGGGTCGATCCACTGACCCACATGCCCATTAAGGATAACGAAAGCAAGCTCATTAAGGGAGGTGAGACATACACTGGGTCCAACTCCTCGAGCACAGAAGGCCGTGAGGTCGAGATCAAGGCAACATTGTCGGAACCAGAGGAGAAGGCACAGGAAATTGAGCTAACATTGGATGAAACCACTGATCTCTTGGACAACTATCGGATGTTGTGCGGCGACATCGGAGCCAGTCAGTTACGGAACATCCGAGATATCGCAGACACAACCATTTCTTCTCAGGACAATGCAACCACGACTACTTCAACTTCTACTATGGAAGAGTCTATGCAACAGTGGGTGGACAGTACTGTGGACTCTATGCTGTCATGGGATGGCTTTGATTGTTTTGAGCCAGacattttcttcttccagAATTGCCAAAATTTAACACAGCTCCCCCCACACAAAagttattttttgtaa
- the LOC116197083 gene encoding myb-related protein 315-like isoform X1, translating to MGRQPCCEKVGLKRGPWTIEEDHKLMSFILNNGTHCWRSVPKLAGLLRCGKSCRLRWINYLRPDLKRGGFTEDEEDQIIELHARLGNRSCVWSKIASHFPGRTDNEIKNHWNTRIKKRLKLLGVDPLTHMPIKDNESKLIKGGETYTGSNSSSTEGREVEIKATLSEPEEKAQEIELTLDETTDLLDNYRMLCGDIGASQLRNIRDIADTTISSQDNATTTTSTSTMEESMQQWVDSTVDSMLSWDGFDCFEPDIFFFQNCQNLTQLPPHKSYFL from the exons ATGGGAAGACAGCCTTGCTGTGAGAAGGTCGGGTTGAAGCGTGGCCCGTGGACCATCGAAGAGGACCACAAGCTCATGAGCTTCATCCTCAACAACGGCACTCATTGCTGGAGATCCGTCCCTAAACTCGCAG GCCTGCTGAGATGTGGCAAAAGTTGCAGACTAAGATGGATCAACTACCTGCGGCCCGACCTCAAGAGAGGCGGTTTCACCGAGGATGAAGAGGATCAGATTATCGAGCTACATGCACGGCTAGGCAACAGGTCTTGCGT GTGGTCTAAGATTGCTTCGCATTTTCCCGGCCGCACCGACAACGAGATCAAGAACCACTGGAACACAAGAATCAAGAAGAGGCTGAAGCTGCTCGGGGTCGATCCACTGACCCACATGCCCATTAAGGATAACGAAAGCAAGCTCATTAAGGGAGGTGAGACATACACTGGGTCCAACTCCTCGAGCACAGAAGGCCGTGAGGTCGAGATCAAGGCAACATTGTCGGAACCAGAGGAGAAGGCACAGGAAATTGAGCTAACATTGGATGAAACCACTGATCTCTTGGACAACTATCGGATGTTGTGCGGCGACATCGGAGCCAGTCAGTTACGGAACATCCGAGATATCGCAGACACAACCATTTCTTCTCAGGACAATGCAACCACGACTACTTCAACTTCTACTATGGAAGAGTCTATGCAACAGTGGGTGGACAGTACTGTGGACTCTATGCTGTCATGGGATGGCTTTGATTGTTTTGAGCCAGacattttcttcttccagAATTGCCAAAATTTAACACAGCTCCCCCCACACAAAagttattttttgtaa
- the LOC116195772 gene encoding glycosyltransferase family 92 protein RCOM_0530710-like → MRLRRKGGGDSWSRFFWCTLFVVFSCVLFTGFTFSSFRLFFGEKYKPLVVPAWRKPAMEAVSGESVAPRAISVREVVIFPDQAVAFLDYPPSARLLTKEDLHCAYFLAKSSEPQLELPPIAVDGEDAHDQIVRCPLQSHDARVALRLRSDGGVLSGPTHKWDSLVYEALIDHDNTTVVFIKGLNLRPERVSNASKFECMYGWDFRTSKFLLRGEVLSIAQEIVRCETPLSVLSSGAYGGNRSVKVSVRVKGGGLIFHSIAQPTHKLAASSGRSKAHDMCVCTMVRNQARFIREWVMYHFKIGVERWFIYDNNSDDDIETLIDSLNDAGYNVSRHAWPWIKTQEAGFAHCALRARSACEWVGFIDVDEFFHMPTSIDLGEVLRNWSASGSVAELRVSCHSFGPSGLKQAPRQGVTVGYTCRVAHPERHKSIVRPEALNSSLINVVHHFHLRDGFEFVNMDRGVMVINHYKYQVWEVFKDKFYRRVATYVADWQEEQNVGSKDRAPGLGTRAVEPPDWSSRFCEVQDTGLRDRILRVFANPQTRILPWQERDGDDDDNNKNRQRGCA, encoded by the exons ATGAGGTTGAGGAGGAAGGGCGGCGGCGACTCGTGGAGCAGGTTCTTCTGGTGCACCCTCTTCGTCGTCTTCTCCTGCGTCCTCTTCACCGGCTTCACCTTCTCCTCTTTCCGCCTCTTCTTCGGAG AGAAGTACAAGCCGTTGGTGGTCCCGGCATGGAGGAAGCCGGCGATGGAAGCCGTGTCCGGCGAATCGGTCGCCCCTCGGGCTATCTCAGTCAGGGAGGTGGTCATCTTCCCTGACCAGGCGGTGGCTTTCTTGGACTACCCTCCTTCGGCGAGGTTGTTAACGAAGGAGGACCTCCACTGCGCCTACTTCTTAGCTAAGTCGAGCGAGCCTCAGCTCGAGCTTCCGCCCATTGCAGTGGACGGTGAGGATGCGCACGATCAGATTGTTCGGTGCCCGCTCCAATCTCATGACGCGAGAGTGGCTCTTCGGTTGCGATCGGATGGTGGGGTGTTATCCGGGCCAACGCATAAGTGGGACTCGCTGGTGTACGAGGCTTTGATCGACCATGACAACACCACGGTTGTCTTCATCAAGGGTCTGAATTTACGGCCGGAGAGGGTCTCCAATGCGTCCAAGTTCGAGTGCATGTATGGCTGGGATTTCAGGACATCGAAATTCCTGCTCCGAGGAGAGGTCCTCTCGATTGCCCAGGAGATTGTTCGGTGCGAGACACCTCTCAGTGTCCTTAGCAGCGGGGCCTATGGGGGAAACCGGTCGGTCAAGGTTTCTGTACGGGTCAAGGGCGGTGGCTTGATCTTTCACTCGATAGCACAACCGACTCACAAGCTTGCAGCCAGTTCTGGCCGGAGTAAAGCCCATGATATGTGCGTATGCACCATGGTGAGGAACCAAGCTCGGTTTATTAGGGAGTGGGTCATGTACCATTTTAAGATCGGCGTTGAGAGATGGTTCATTTATGACAACAACAGCGACGACGATATTGAGACACTGATAGATTCCCTGAACGACGCAGGGTATAATGTTTCCCGCCACGCATGGCCGTGGATCAAGACCCAGGAGGCGGGGTTTGCCCACTGTGCACTCCGAGCTCGGTCTGCCTGTGAGTGGGTTGGGTTCATCGATGTGGATGAGTTCTTCCACATGCCGACGAGCATAGACCTAGGGGAAGTGCTGAGGAACTGGTCAGCGTCCGGGAGCGTTGCCGAGCTGAGGGTCTCATGCCACAGCTTTGGGCCGTCAGGTCTCAAACAGGCCCCAAGGCAAGGGGTGACGGTCGGGTACACATGCCGAGTAGCCCACCCTGAGCGTCACAAGAGCATAGTCCGCCCAGAGGCACTGAACTCGTCCCTGATCAACGTGGTGCACCACTTCCACCTGAGGGACGGGTTCGAGTTCGTGAACATGGACCGGGGGGTCATGGTGATCAACCACTACAAGTACCAAGTGTGGGAGGTGTTCAAGGATAAGTTCTACCGTAGGGTGGCCACCTACGTGGCCGACTGGCAGGAGGAGCAGAACGTCGGGTCCAAGGATCGTGCCCCTGGACTGGGGACACGTGCAGTCGAACCGCCCGACTGGTCGAGCAGGTTCTGCGAGGTTCAAGATACCGGGCTGAGAGACCGGATCCTGCGGGTTTTTGCCAACCCGCAGACACGTATATTGCCATGGCAAGAAAGggatggtgatgatgatgataataacaAGAACAGGCAGAGAGGCTGTGCGTAG
- the LOC116195774 gene encoding probable carboxylesterase 16 has translation MPSVAVKLYSVFFKLLLKHRLQNRIQATADDSGHFGVTSRPEESVAAANASFTDGVATKDIHIDPFTSLSVRIFLPESALKPPDADSRPQPKPRVRQNHPQPTKSPDHDAASRRHSYNTPNAKPSLDPDRGSLSRRNSYGSSQHANGNHPVGFSSDAESLNLRASNGGNVAYRGYSPLVMNAKKLPVILQFHGGGWVSGSNDSVANDVFCRRMTKLLDVIVVAVGYRLAPENRYPAAFEDGLQVLNWLAKQANLAECSKSMGSSKVGGAEFKKSHIVDAFGASMVEPWLGAHGDLSRCVLLGVSCGANIADYVARKAVEAGKLLDPVKVVAQVLMYPFFMGSVPTHSEIRLANSYFFDKAMCLLLWELFLPKEEFSLDHPAANPLVPGRGGPPLKLMPPTLTVVAEHDWMRDRAIAYSEELRKVNVDAPVYDYKDAVHEFATLDMLLKTPQAQACAEDIAIWVKKHISLRGHEFSY, from the exons ATGCCCAGTGTAGCTGTGAAGCTCTACAGCGTCTTCTTCAAGCTCCTCCTCAAGCACCGCCTGCAGAATCGGATCCAGGCCACGGCCGACGATTCTGGCCACTTCGGTGTCACCTCCCGCCCCGAGGAGTCGGTAGCCGCGGCGAACGCTTCATTCACGGACGGCGTTGCCACCAAGGACATCCACATCGACCCATTCACCTCCCTCTCCGTCCGGATCTTCCTCCCCGAGTCCGCCCTCAAACCCCCCGACGCCGATTCCAGGCCCCAGCCCAAGCCCCGCGTCAGGCAGAACCACCCCCAGCCCACCAAGTCCCCTGATCACGATGCTGCTTCTCGCCGCCACAGCTATAATACCCCCAATGCCAAGCCTAGCCTAGATCCTGACCGCGGCAGCCTCTCCCGTCGCAATAGCTACGGATCCTCCCAGCATGCAAATGGCAATCACCCCGTCGGGTTCAGTAGTGATGCCGAGAGCTTGAACTTGAGGGCGTCGAATGGCGGTAATGTGGCGTACAGAGGGTACTCGCCTTTGGTAATGAACGCCAAGAAGCTTCCCGTGATACTGCAGTTTCACGGCGGAGGGTGGGTCAGTGGGTCGAATGACTCCGTGGCGAATGATGTATTCTGCCGGAGAATGACCAAATTGTTGGATGTGATTGTCGTGGCAGTGGGTTACAGGCTCGCACCGGAGAATCGGTACCCTGCGGCATTTGAGGATGGGCTACAGGTGTTGAATTGGTTAGCAAAGCAGGCAAATTTGGCAGAGTGCAGTAAATCTATGGGCAGCTCCAAAGTCGGCGGGGCAGAATTTAAGAAATCGCACATTGTGGATGCTTTCGGAGCCTCCatggttgagccgtggcttggtgcTCACGGAGATCTGTCCAG ATGTGTTCTTCTGGGTGTGAGTTGCGGAGCTAATATTGCAGACTATGTGGCAAGGAAAGCCGTGGAGGCGGGTAAGCTACTGGACCCTGTCAAGGTGGTCGCTCAGGTCTTGATGTACCCGTTTTTCATGGGAAGTGTCCCCACCCACTCTGAAATAAGACTGGCCAACTCCTACTTCTTTGACAAGGCTATGTGCCTGCTCCTGTGGGAGCTCTTCCTGCCGAAGGAAGAATTCAGCCTCGACCACCCTGCAGCGAACCCGCTTGTACCTGGGCGTGGGGGCCCTCCTCTAAAACTCATGCCTCCAACGCTCACTGTGGTGGCAGAACACGATTGGATGAGAGACCGAGCAATCGCTTACTCAGAGGAGCTCCGTAAGGTGAATGTTGACGCACCAGTTTACGACTACAAAGATGCGGTCCATGAATTTGCTACCCTCGACATGCTTCTCAAGACCCCGCAAGCACAAGCATGTGCTGAGGATATTGCGATATGGGTCAAGAAACATATCTCGCTGCGGGGGCACGAGTTCTCATATTGA